A portion of the Cyanobium sp. PCC 7001 genome contains these proteins:
- a CDS encoding AMP-binding protein, translating into MAGGGVRPAPLAALEAAWAGGRLAALAAPQEREALDAALGPAGLERLAERWGAGVVVGSGGSSGGRRWCLQPRAHLEASAAATAGWVRAIGLDPAACLHLNPLPAHHVSGLMPWLRARQWGGTHRLIPPEWMRQPGELAARLPLTRPGSLQAAPALLSLVPTQLGRVMADPAGLDWLRRLAVIWVGGAPLPSALAARARGAGLRLSPCYGTTETAAMVTALRPERFLAGVEGCGPALPGVELRLAPGSGALEVRCGRLSPGVVRDGALRPLPGLNQGWWGSGDGGSLGAEGLRVLGRIDGALHSGGETVFPEQIEARIRELAAERDWPLQEVLLLGRPHPDWGERLVALVRPAPGGDAAALCRQLASVAGSWVPAERPARWLCCPGLEPTPLGKWERGRWQRWLRSLEAGDHPNDGTAADVHPE; encoded by the coding sequence GTGGCGGGCGGCGGCGTGAGGCCGGCGCCGCTGGCGGCGCTGGAGGCGGCCTGGGCCGGCGGCCGGCTGGCGGCCCTGGCGGCACCGCAGGAGCGCGAAGCGCTGGACGCGGCCCTGGGGCCCGCTGGGCTGGAGCGCCTGGCCGAGCGGTGGGGAGCGGGCGTGGTGGTGGGCAGCGGCGGCAGCAGTGGCGGTCGCCGCTGGTGCCTGCAGCCCCGCGCCCATCTCGAGGCGTCGGCCGCGGCCACGGCCGGCTGGGTGCGCGCCATCGGCCTCGATCCAGCCGCCTGCCTGCACCTCAATCCCCTGCCGGCGCACCACGTGAGTGGCCTGATGCCCTGGCTGCGGGCGCGGCAGTGGGGCGGCACCCACCGCCTGATTCCCCCCGAATGGATGCGGCAGCCCGGCGAGCTGGCTGCCCGACTGCCGCTGACCCGGCCGGGTTCCCTCCAGGCCGCGCCCGCCCTGCTCTCGTTGGTGCCCACCCAGCTGGGCCGGGTGATGGCCGATCCCGCCGGACTCGACTGGCTGCGGCGGCTCGCCGTGATCTGGGTCGGTGGTGCCCCGCTGCCCTCTGCCCTGGCCGCCCGGGCCCGTGGGGCCGGCCTGCGCCTGTCGCCCTGCTACGGCACCACCGAAACGGCGGCCATGGTGACCGCCCTGCGGCCGGAACGGTTCCTGGCCGGCGTGGAGGGGTGCGGCCCGGCTTTGCCCGGGGTGGAGCTGAGGCTGGCGCCGGGCTCCGGGGCCCTGGAGGTGCGCTGCGGTCGCCTGAGTCCGGGCGTGGTGCGAGATGGGGCGCTGCGGCCGCTGCCGGGGCTGAATCAGGGCTGGTGGGGCAGTGGCGACGGGGGCAGCCTCGGCGCCGAGGGCCTGCGGGTGCTGGGCCGGATCGATGGGGCCCTCCACAGCGGCGGGGAAACCGTGTTTCCCGAGCAGATCGAAGCGAGGATCCGCGAGCTGGCGGCCGAACGCGACTGGCCGCTTCAGGAGGTGCTGCTGCTCGGCAGGCCTCATCCCGACTGGGGAGAACGGCTGGTGGCCCTGGTGCGCCCGGCTCCGGGGGGCGATGCGGCGGCCCTGTGCCGCCAGCTGGCCTCGGTGGCGGGGTCCTGGGTACCGGCGGAGCGGCCCGCCCGGTGGTTGTGCTGCCCGGGCCTGGAGCCAACTCCCTTGGGGAAATGGGAACGGGGGCGTTGGCAGCGGTGGCTCCGATCGCTAGAAGCAGGGGATCACCCGAACGATGGCACTGCCGCCGATGTCCACCCTGAGTGA
- a CDS encoding TM2 domain-containing protein, producing the protein MSTLSESELSNKKLAAGLTGIFLGAFGVHKFILGYTKAGVIMLVVSLAGGVVTCGLASFVIGVIGLIEGILYLTKTNEEFQATYIDAEKDWF; encoded by the coding sequence ATGTCCACCCTGAGTGAGAGCGAACTGAGCAACAAGAAGCTGGCGGCGGGCCTCACCGGCATCTTCCTGGGCGCCTTCGGCGTGCACAAATTCATCCTCGGCTACACCAAGGCCGGCGTGATCATGCTGGTGGTGTCCCTGGCCGGGGGCGTGGTGACCTGTGGCCTGGCCAGCTTCGTGATCGGGGTGATCGGGCTGATCGAGGGGATCCTCTACCTCACCAAGACCAACGAGGAATTCCAGGCCACCTACATCGATGCGGAGAAGGACTGGTTCTGA
- a CDS encoding isochorismate synthase MenF: MLAPDSFTDLLALASEGARLADEEGVLSLAVPMAPRDPMALLPQLEGGESFRFLWDGAPGLCIAASGRTNSLELSGPRRFELAQRFASASLSRLAGQPDACPPLARPRVLLAFAFFDAPLESSTAAIPGVQAVLPRWQLSRHGHRCWLRLQRPLGGDVTARSLAEELWETARHLERCATEPPRADRIAVALRSPWQEHYRLAAARALELVEGDALQKLVLAVRQQLSLSTTPDPLDLLAPLRRHQSGSCRLMWQRSVGSALIAASPERLLTVRQGQLRSDALAGTAPADGRAAALLQSTKDRLEHELVVDTITAVLTRCGLTPHRPRHPRLARHGQLVHLHSPISARLGAQPPLAIAGALHPTPAVAGLPRREAMAWLRSLEPFERGHYAAPIGWIDSAGDLDLRVAIRSGTVEGRQLELTAGAGLVPGSAVDRELQEVALKLGVLQQQLNLPQPPPAVAGLPL, from the coding sequence TTGCTGGCACCCGATTCCTTCACCGATCTGCTGGCCCTGGCCAGCGAGGGCGCCCGGCTGGCGGACGAGGAGGGTGTGCTCAGCCTGGCGGTGCCGATGGCGCCGCGCGACCCGATGGCCCTGCTCCCCCAGCTGGAGGGGGGAGAGAGCTTCCGCTTCCTCTGGGACGGAGCCCCGGGGCTCTGCATCGCCGCCAGCGGCCGCACCAACAGCCTGGAGCTGAGCGGCCCCCGGCGGTTCGAGCTGGCCCAGCGCTTCGCCAGTGCCAGCCTCAGCCGGCTTGCGGGTCAGCCCGATGCCTGCCCGCCCCTGGCGCGGCCGCGGGTGCTGCTGGCCTTCGCCTTCTTCGACGCCCCGCTGGAGAGCTCCACGGCGGCCATTCCCGGGGTGCAGGCGGTTCTGCCCCGCTGGCAGCTGAGCCGCCATGGCCATCGCTGCTGGCTGCGGCTGCAGCGTCCCCTCGGCGGTGACGTGACCGCCCGCAGCCTGGCGGAGGAGCTCTGGGAGACGGCCCGCCACCTGGAGCGCTGCGCGACGGAGCCGCCGCGGGCGGACCGGATCGCCGTGGCCCTGCGCTCCCCCTGGCAGGAGCACTACCGCCTGGCGGCCGCCCGGGCCCTGGAGCTGGTGGAGGGCGACGCCCTGCAGAAGCTGGTGCTGGCGGTGCGCCAGCAGCTCAGCCTGAGCACCACCCCGGATCCCCTCGACCTGCTGGCACCGCTGCGGCGGCACCAGAGCGGCAGCTGCCGCCTGATGTGGCAGCGCAGCGTGGGATCGGCCCTGATCGCCGCCTCCCCGGAGCGGCTGCTCACCGTGCGCCAGGGGCAGCTGCGCAGCGATGCCCTGGCCGGCACCGCCCCGGCCGATGGGCGCGCCGCGGCCCTGCTGCAGTCCACCAAGGACCGGCTGGAACATGAGCTTGTGGTGGACACCATCACCGCCGTGCTCACCCGCTGCGGCCTGACACCCCATCGCCCCCGCCATCCGCGCCTCGCCCGCCACGGCCAGCTGGTGCATCTGCACAGCCCGATCAGCGCCCGCCTGGGGGCTCAGCCTCCCCTGGCGATCGCCGGCGCCCTCCACCCCACCCCGGCCGTGGCCGGCCTGCCGCGGCGCGAGGCGATGGCATGGCTGCGCAGCCTCGAGCCCTTCGAGCGCGGCCACTACGCCGCCCCGATCGGCTGGATCGACAGTGCCGGCGATCTGGATCTGCGGGTGGCGATCCGCAGCGGCACGGTGGAGGGGCGCCAGCTGGAGCTCACCGCCGGGGCGGGCCTGGTGCCAGGCTCGGCCGTGGACCGGGAACTGCAGGAGGTGGCGCTCAAACTGGGCGTGCTCCAACAGCAGCTCAACCTGCCCCAGCCCCCCCCGGCAGTGGCAGGCCTGCCGCTCTGA
- the menA gene encoding 2-carboxy-1,4-naphthoquinone phytyltransferase, which translates to MPEPEVVASRYADATPAAAPGPAGRRDLWKAALKWPMYAVAVMPVLLAAGWRWGRGEAVRLDQLLLFLGAAVLLLAWENLANDVFDADTGVDTRGKPHSVVNLTGRRDRVALLANGALALGLLLMALVAWRSTPLVLGLVLGCCGLGYLYQGPPFRLGYRGLGEPLCWLAFGPLATAAGLLALAPPTDAAIPWRSALALGSGPALATTLVLFCSHFHQVEEDAAYGKRSPVVQLGPRTAAALVPWFVASSLALQWAPVLAGVWPLTALLGAVGLAPARALIALLQQHHHAPERIVGSKFLALRFQTFNGLGLALGLALGRWF; encoded by the coding sequence ATGCCTGAGCCCGAGGTCGTCGCAAGCCGTTACGCCGATGCCACGCCCGCTGCGGCACCAGGGCCGGCGGGCCGCCGTGATCTCTGGAAGGCTGCCCTCAAATGGCCGATGTACGCGGTGGCGGTGATGCCCGTGCTGCTGGCCGCCGGCTGGCGCTGGGGGCGCGGTGAGGCCGTGCGGCTCGATCAGCTGCTGCTCTTCCTCGGGGCGGCCGTGCTGTTGCTGGCCTGGGAGAACCTGGCCAATGACGTCTTCGACGCGGATACCGGCGTGGACACCCGCGGCAAGCCCCATTCGGTGGTGAACCTCACCGGCCGGCGCGACCGGGTGGCGCTCCTGGCCAACGGGGCCCTGGCGCTGGGGCTGCTGCTGATGGCCCTGGTGGCCTGGCGCAGCACGCCGCTGGTGCTCGGGCTGGTGCTGGGCTGCTGCGGCCTGGGCTACCTCTACCAGGGGCCGCCGTTCCGCCTGGGCTACCGCGGCCTGGGCGAGCCCCTGTGCTGGCTGGCCTTCGGGCCCCTGGCCACCGCCGCCGGACTGCTGGCCCTGGCCCCGCCCACCGACGCCGCCATTCCCTGGCGCTCGGCCCTTGCCCTCGGCAGCGGCCCGGCCCTGGCCACCACCCTGGTGCTGTTCTGCTCCCATTTCCACCAGGTGGAGGAGGATGCGGCCTACGGCAAGCGTTCGCCGGTGGTGCAGCTGGGCCCCCGCACCGCCGCCGCCCTGGTGCCCTGGTTCGTGGCCTCCAGCCTGGCCCTGCAGTGGGCGCCGGTGCTGGCGGGAGTCTGGCCCCTCACCGCCCTGCTCGGCGCCGTCGGCCTTGCTCCAGCCCGGGCGCTGATCGCCCTGCTGCAGCAGCATCACCATGCGCCCGAGCGGATCGTGGGCAGCAAGTTCCTGGCGCTGCGCTTCCAGACCTTCAACGGCCTGGGTCTGGCGCTGGGTCTGGCCCTGGGGCGGTGGTTCTGA
- the gshB gene encoding glutathione synthase, with translation MVTSSAFSAPDPVTGTGAQLFVIDPITRLKPAKDSTVALMQAAQRAGRPVWVATPADLAARQADAGQGHAAWVRAQPLELAAIRPEPEGWVVPEPWCRLGESRQLPLTAFAHVWMRKDPPVDEAYLYATHLLDLAERQGVVVINRPAALRAWNEKLSSLRWSHLMAPTLVASRVEDLAAFTAEHAEVVLKPLGGRAGQGVVFASAASPGLRALLELVTVQEQLPVMVQAFLPGVKAGDKRILLVDGEPLGAVNRVPSGGEFRSNLAVGGAPQATDLTEQERRICAELAPALRAEGLFFVGIDVIDGRLSEINVTSPTGIREVERLGGLPLADLTLEKLPRR, from the coding sequence GTGGTGACGTCGTCGGCGTTCTCCGCCCCGGATCCGGTGACCGGGACGGGGGCCCAGTTGTTCGTGATCGATCCGATCACCCGTCTGAAGCCCGCCAAGGACTCCACCGTGGCCCTGATGCAGGCGGCCCAGCGGGCCGGCCGGCCCGTGTGGGTGGCCACCCCCGCGGATCTGGCGGCGCGGCAGGCTGACGCCGGCCAGGGCCATGCCGCCTGGGTGCGGGCCCAGCCGCTGGAGCTGGCGGCGATCCGCCCGGAGCCCGAGGGCTGGGTGGTGCCCGAGCCCTGGTGCCGTCTGGGTGAGTCGCGGCAGCTGCCTCTCACCGCCTTCGCCCATGTGTGGATGCGCAAGGACCCCCCCGTGGACGAGGCCTACCTCTATGCCACCCACCTGCTCGATCTGGCCGAGCGTCAGGGGGTGGTGGTGATCAACCGGCCGGCGGCGCTACGGGCCTGGAACGAGAAGCTCAGTTCCCTGCGCTGGAGCCACCTGATGGCGCCCACCCTGGTGGCCAGCCGGGTGGAGGATCTGGCCGCCTTCACGGCCGAGCACGCCGAGGTGGTGCTCAAGCCCCTGGGCGGGCGCGCCGGCCAGGGGGTGGTGTTCGCCTCGGCGGCCAGCCCCGGCCTGCGGGCCCTGCTGGAGCTGGTCACGGTGCAGGAGCAGCTGCCCGTGATGGTGCAGGCGTTCCTGCCCGGGGTGAAGGCCGGCGACAAGCGCATCCTGCTGGTGGATGGCGAGCCGCTGGGGGCCGTGAACCGGGTGCCGAGCGGTGGCGAGTTCCGCAGCAACCTGGCGGTGGGTGGAGCGCCCCAGGCCACCGACCTCACCGAGCAGGAGCGCCGCATCTGCGCCGAACTCGCCCCCGCCCTGCGCGCCGAAGGCCTGTTCTTCGTGGGCATCGATGTGATCGATGGCCGGCTGAGCGAGATCAACGTGACCAGCCCCACCGGCATCCGTGAAGTGGAGCGGCTCGGCGGCCTGCCCCTGGCGGATCTCACCCTGGAAAAACTGCCCCGCCGTTGA
- a CDS encoding o-succinylbenzoate synthase, translating into MVLTVVVRPPATTAQGDTPLQLQWRPFRAVLPRPLRTARGTIEAKQGWLLRLEAESDGVGWGEAAPLLEGSPALEAAIADLPARLTRRELEERLRHGFGYGTASRCLAFALGAALAELEGLPLERWRTAPPGAVLLPAGEAALAALEGVMATAGLPHPTVFKWKVATHDDALERQVLEQLLQRLPATAGLRLDANGGWTRATAWGWAERLATEPRLHWLEQPLPPADPDGLLALARRLPVALDESLQHHPDLTRHWPSWQVRRPSQEGDPRPLLTSLERGTPGLMLSSSFETGIGRRWLEHLAALQWAGPTPTAPGMASQWQPTGPLAAADPAEVWRAAA; encoded by the coding sequence GTGGTTCTGACGGTGGTGGTGCGCCCGCCCGCCACGACCGCCCAGGGGGACACCCCGCTCCAGCTGCAGTGGAGGCCGTTTCGTGCCGTGCTGCCGCGACCGCTGCGCACGGCCCGCGGCACGATCGAGGCGAAACAGGGATGGCTGCTGCGCCTGGAAGCAGAGAGCGACGGCGTCGGCTGGGGGGAGGCCGCCCCCCTGCTGGAGGGTTCACCCGCTCTCGAGGCGGCGATCGCCGACCTCCCTGCCCGGCTGACGCGCCGGGAGCTGGAGGAACGCCTGCGACACGGCTTCGGCTACGGCACCGCATCCCGCTGCCTGGCCTTCGCGCTCGGAGCCGCCCTGGCGGAACTGGAGGGCCTGCCCCTGGAGCGCTGGCGCACGGCCCCGCCCGGGGCCGTGCTGCTGCCGGCCGGCGAAGCCGCCCTGGCCGCCCTGGAGGGGGTCATGGCCACGGCCGGCCTCCCTCATCCCACGGTGTTCAAGTGGAAGGTGGCCACCCACGACGACGCCCTGGAGCGGCAGGTGCTGGAGCAGCTGCTGCAGCGGCTGCCCGCCACGGCGGGCCTTCGGCTCGATGCCAACGGCGGCTGGACCCGCGCCACCGCCTGGGGCTGGGCCGAGCGGCTGGCCACCGAACCCCGGCTCCACTGGCTGGAGCAGCCGCTGCCCCCCGCCGATCCCGACGGCCTGCTGGCCCTGGCCCGCCGCCTGCCGGTGGCGCTGGATGAATCCCTCCAGCACCATCCCGACCTCACCCGGCACTGGCCGTCCTGGCAGGTGCGGCGTCCCAGTCAGGAGGGCGACCCCCGGCCCCTGCTGACGTCCCTGGAGCGGGGAACGCCGGGACTGATGCTCAGCAGTTCGTTCGAAACGGGCATCGGCCGCCGCTGGCTGGAGCATCTGGCGGCCCTGCAGTGGGCCGGACCCACGCCGACAGCGCCTGGGATGGCGAGCCAGTGGCAGCCCACCGGGCCACTGGCCGCCGCGGATCCTGCCGAGGTGTGGCGGGCGGCGGCGTGA
- a CDS encoding cyclic nucleotide-binding and patatin-like phospholipase domain-containing protein translates to MTTELTALLGSALSGSGLLAGLDPGQITALAPRRGRIEEGAELFRRGDLGAHAYLVLQGVLGLHTGDAGQPGSFFRKVVAGELVGEYGPLSGEPRSATALALTAVDYLEFDRSQLDQLLQCQPCLQSRFIAALAEAASIGRNPGSMPLETIVLHLASPGSALTAEALGQLPARLRQLCGQLGILPDLELDGLKPDDTDGRVDGENDPEARLHAQLIEATRTGRPQLIVNRDPRAVSRRNRLLIDRLLILCDGAASRISLPEAADGEALLVRLWPLEQQQPRSHDWATSQAFAQVLNLQPGRPAHLERLARATLRRQNVLVLGGGGARGFAHIGALAALEELGLRDFDMVMGVSIGSLVASLASFELPAAEIFDNLERVIIKARPYSFTLPRGSLFTLRNSRIELERFFGTARIQDSWLPLRCFSTNLTTNQLETWSTGTIPDAVIASMSVPGIFPPVADARGHLHVDGGILNNLPVAAARRASDGRVVAISLDPDPDAAPAASGGSAADAGAPRTPPSLGRTIIDAMMCGSHAATQAQERLADLILRPDIGSFPFLDWKRYREIYDQGYATVHARLKEGWPQRR, encoded by the coding sequence ATGACGACGGAGCTCACGGCGCTGTTGGGCAGTGCCCTTTCGGGGTCCGGCCTGCTCGCGGGCCTCGATCCAGGCCAGATCACGGCCCTGGCACCCCGCCGCGGCCGGATCGAGGAGGGAGCCGAACTGTTCCGCCGGGGTGACCTCGGTGCCCATGCCTATCTCGTGCTCCAGGGGGTGCTGGGCCTCCACACCGGCGACGCGGGCCAGCCCGGCAGCTTCTTCCGCAAGGTGGTGGCGGGCGAGCTGGTGGGGGAATACGGCCCCCTGAGCGGTGAACCCCGCTCCGCCACGGCCCTGGCCCTCACGGCCGTGGACTACCTGGAGTTCGACCGGAGCCAGCTGGATCAGCTGCTCCAATGCCAGCCCTGTCTGCAGAGCCGGTTCATCGCTGCGCTGGCGGAGGCGGCCTCGATCGGCCGCAATCCCGGCAGCATGCCGCTGGAGACGATCGTGCTCCACCTCGCCAGCCCGGGTTCGGCGCTGACGGCGGAAGCGCTGGGTCAGCTGCCGGCCCGGCTGCGGCAGCTGTGCGGGCAGCTGGGAATCCTGCCGGACCTGGAGCTCGACGGCCTGAAGCCCGACGACACGGACGGCCGCGTGGATGGAGAGAACGATCCGGAGGCCCGGCTCCACGCCCAGCTGATCGAGGCCACCCGCACGGGCCGGCCCCAGCTGATCGTGAACCGGGACCCCAGGGCCGTGAGCCGCCGCAACCGGCTGCTGATCGACCGGCTGCTGATCCTCTGCGACGGCGCAGCGAGCCGGATCAGCCTGCCCGAGGCCGCCGACGGCGAAGCCCTGCTGGTGCGGCTCTGGCCCCTCGAGCAGCAGCAGCCCCGCTCCCACGACTGGGCCACCAGCCAGGCCTTCGCCCAGGTGCTCAACCTGCAGCCCGGCCGGCCCGCCCACCTCGAGCGGTTGGCCAGGGCCACGCTGCGGCGGCAGAACGTGCTGGTGCTCGGGGGCGGCGGCGCCAGGGGGTTCGCCCACATCGGCGCCCTGGCGGCCCTGGAGGAGCTGGGCCTGCGCGATTTCGACATGGTGATGGGGGTGAGCATCGGCTCGCTGGTGGCGTCCCTCGCCTCCTTCGAGCTGCCGGCGGCCGAGATCTTCGACAACCTGGAACGGGTGATCATCAAGGCCCGGCCCTACTCCTTCACCCTGCCCCGGGGATCGCTGTTCACCCTGCGCAACTCCCGAATCGAGCTGGAGCGCTTCTTCGGCACTGCCCGGATTCAGGACAGCTGGCTGCCGCTGCGCTGCTTCTCCACCAACCTCACCACCAACCAGCTGGAAACCTGGAGCACCGGCACGATTCCCGACGCCGTGATCGCCAGCATGTCGGTGCCGGGGATCTTCCCCCCCGTGGCGGATGCCCGGGGCCATCTGCACGTGGATGGGGGCATTCTCAACAACCTGCCGGTGGCGGCGGCCCGCCGGGCCAGTGACGGGCGGGTGGTGGCCATCTCCCTCGATCCCGACCCCGACGCCGCCCCGGCCGCCTCCGGGGGCAGTGCCGCGGACGCCGGCGCACCCCGCACGCCACCGTCGCTGGGGCGCACGATCATCGACGCCATGATGTGCGGCTCCCACGCCGCCACCCAGGCCCAGGAGCGGCTGGCCGATCTGATCCTGCGCCCCGACATCGGCAGCTTTCCGTTTCTCGACTGGAAGCGCTACCGGGAGATCTATGACCAGGGCTATGCCACGGTCCACGCCCGCCTGAAGGAAGGCTGGCCGCAGCGACGCTGA
- a CDS encoding thioesterase family protein has protein sequence MVPDPSSWLLLCRRVRFGDTDAAGVLHAPRLLRWCHEAYEESLERYGISAAQVFPTPGHPLAVALPIVHCQADFRRPLVCGDPLAIRLAPRRLDSSSFEVRYAFVCDDQPAAEGLTRHVAIAAASRQRCALPEPLNRWLEASSLGGVQTL, from the coding sequence ATGGTTCCGGATCCCTCCAGCTGGTTGCTGCTCTGCCGCCGGGTGCGCTTCGGTGACACCGACGCCGCCGGCGTGCTGCATGCGCCGCGGCTGCTGCGATGGTGCCACGAGGCGTACGAGGAGAGCCTGGAGCGTTACGGCATCAGCGCCGCCCAGGTGTTCCCCACGCCGGGGCATCCGCTTGCCGTGGCCCTGCCCATCGTGCACTGCCAGGCCGATTTCCGGCGCCCCCTGGTGTGCGGCGACCCCCTGGCCATCCGGCTCGCTCCGCGCCGCCTGGACAGCAGCAGCTTCGAGGTGCGCTACGCCTTCGTGTGTGACGACCAACCGGCGGCGGAGGGACTCACCCGCCATGTGGCGATCGCAGCGGCCAGCCGACAGCGCTGCGCACTGCCTGAGCCGCTCAACCGCTGGCTGGAGGCCTCGAGCCTGGGCGGGGTGCAGACGTTGTAG
- a CDS encoding NAD(P)H-quinone oxidoreductase subunit H, with translation MTQLETRTEPMVVNFGPHHPSMHGVLRLVVTLDGEDVVDCEPVIGYLHRGMEKIAENRTNVMFVPYVSRMDYAAGMFYEAIVVNAPERLADVQVPRRASYIRVLMLELNRIANHLLWLGPFLADVGAQTPFFYIFREREMIYDLWEAATGQRLINNNYFRIGGVAADLPYGWLEKCLDFCDWFGPKIDEYEKLITNNPIFRRRIEGLGTITREEAINWSLSGPMLRASGVPWDLRKVDHYECYDDFDWAVACEQEGDCFARYRVRIQEMRESLKILRQACAMIPGGPTESLEARRMAEGKGGDSSGFDLQYVAKKVAPTFKIPSGELYTRLESGKGEIGVFIQGNDDVTPWRFKIRAADQNNLQILPHILKGHKVADIMAILGSIDVIMGSVDR, from the coding sequence ATGACGCAGCTGGAGACGCGCACGGAGCCGATGGTGGTGAACTTCGGGCCCCACCACCCCTCGATGCACGGGGTGCTGCGGCTCGTGGTGACCCTCGACGGGGAGGACGTGGTGGATTGCGAGCCGGTGATCGGCTACCTCCACCGCGGCATGGAGAAGATCGCCGAGAACCGCACGAACGTGATGTTCGTGCCCTACGTGAGCCGCATGGACTACGCGGCCGGCATGTTCTACGAGGCGATCGTGGTGAACGCCCCCGAGCGTCTCGCCGATGTGCAGGTGCCCAGGCGGGCCAGCTACATCCGGGTGCTGATGCTGGAGCTCAACCGCATCGCCAACCACCTGCTCTGGCTCGGCCCCTTCCTGGCCGACGTGGGCGCCCAGACCCCGTTCTTCTACATCTTCCGCGAGCGGGAGATGATCTACGACCTCTGGGAGGCGGCCACCGGCCAGCGCCTGATCAACAACAACTACTTCCGCATCGGCGGGGTGGCGGCCGACCTGCCCTACGGCTGGCTCGAGAAGTGCCTCGACTTCTGCGACTGGTTCGGCCCCAAGATCGACGAGTACGAGAAGCTGATCACCAACAACCCGATCTTCCGGCGCCGCATCGAGGGTCTGGGCACGATCACCCGCGAGGAGGCGATCAACTGGAGCCTCTCGGGTCCGATGCTGCGCGCCTCCGGTGTGCCGTGGGATCTGCGCAAGGTGGACCACTACGAGTGCTACGACGACTTCGACTGGGCCGTGGCCTGCGAACAGGAGGGCGACTGCTTCGCCCGCTACCGGGTGCGGATCCAGGAGATGCGCGAATCGCTCAAGATCCTGCGGCAGGCCTGCGCCATGATCCCCGGCGGCCCCACCGAGAGCCTCGAAGCCAGGCGCATGGCCGAGGGCAAGGGCGGTGACTCCAGCGGCTTCGACCTGCAGTACGTGGCCAAGAAGGTGGCTCCCACCTTCAAGATCCCCAGCGGCGAGCTCTACACCCGGCTGGAATCGGGCAAGGGGGAGATCGGTGTGTTCATCCAGGGCAACGACGACGTGACCCCCTGGCGCTTCAAGATCCGCGCCGCCGATCAGAACAACCTGCAGATCCTGCCCCACATCCTCAAGGGGCACAAAGTGGCCGACATCATGGCGATCCTCGGTTCGATCGACGTGATCATGGGGTCGGTGGATCGCTGA
- a CDS encoding Coq4 family protein, with translation MAEHQNRRHQINYLRTLSGVVGMIRNPEGTESVFDIEDGLRRSGAMDSFEARVAGLPGVRELMEERYLAQPLDVDMLAAMPAGSLGHALARHLIDHGFDPDYYRKVEVKSDLDWILMRMRQSHDIWHVVTGIGTDRVGEIALKAFELAQTWRPMAAVITCGGLLRYLLKDPEQMGAVLGGIGHGYQLGYKAQPLLAQRWEEHWSRPLEEWRRMVGLPEQPIPEQPGTPAVA, from the coding sequence ATGGCCGAGCATCAGAACCGTCGTCACCAGATCAACTACCTCCGCACCCTCAGCGGTGTGGTGGGGATGATCCGCAACCCCGAGGGCACCGAGTCGGTGTTCGACATCGAGGACGGGCTGCGCCGCTCCGGCGCCATGGACAGTTTCGAGGCCCGGGTGGCGGGCCTGCCCGGCGTACGGGAGCTGATGGAGGAGCGCTACCTGGCCCAGCCCCTCGATGTGGACATGCTCGCCGCCATGCCGGCCGGCAGCCTGGGCCACGCCCTGGCCCGCCACCTGATCGACCACGGCTTCGATCCCGACTACTACCGCAAGGTGGAGGTGAAGAGCGACCTGGACTGGATCCTGATGCGCATGCGTCAGAGCCACGACATCTGGCACGTGGTGACGGGCATCGGCACCGACCGGGTGGGCGAGATCGCCCTCAAGGCCTTCGAACTGGCCCAGACCTGGCGGCCGATGGCCGCCGTGATCACCTGTGGCGGCCTGCTGCGCTACCTGCTCAAGGATCCGGAGCAGATGGGCGCGGTGCTGGGGGGCATCGGCCATGGCTACCAGCTCGGCTACAAGGCCCAGCCCCTGCTGGCCCAGCGCTGGGAAGAGCACTGGAGCCGTCCGCTGGAGGAGTGGCGCCGGATGGTGGGGCTTCCTGAGCAGCCCATTCCCGAGCAGCCCGGTACACCGGCCGTGGCCTGA